Below is a genomic region from Parcubacteria group bacterium CG10_big_fil_rev_8_21_14_0_10_36_14.
CCTGTCTCTTATTGATAGAAAATAGGTGATAGACTTGGTTTTTTAGGAGGGTAGGTACCTAAGTGGTCAACAGGGGCAGACTGTAAATCTGCTGGCTCCGCCTTCGCAGGTTCGAATCCTGCCCTACCCACCAGGGGCGATTAGCTCAGTTGGTTAGAGCGCTACCCTTACAAGATAGAGGTCGTAGGTTCGAATCCTACATCGCCCATTTGTTTTCATATTCGAACAGGTATATTATACTATAAGTATATAATACTTGAAGAGTTCGAATATGAAAATGAACGAAAAACAAAAAGCAAGAGAATTGCGAAAACAAGGATTGTCGATGAATGAAATAAGAAATAAATTGAAAGTCTCAAAAAGTAGTGTGAGTATTTGGGTTCGTGATGTTGAGTTAACTGAGAGACAAAAACAAGAATTGTCCAAAAAAGGAATCAAGACAGAGGTTGTCGAGAAGCGCAGAAATACTAGACTATATAGGGAGAGGATACAAAGACAGACAGTTGTAAATAAGGCAAAGAAAGATATTACTAAATTTTCAGAAAAAGACTTGTTTTTAACCGGAGTAGTGTTTTATTGGGCCGAGGGTGGAAAAACCCAGCGTGGTCTTGTGAGATTTTCCAATGGCGATCCGAACGCAATAGAGGTAATGATGAAATTCTTTAGAAAGACTTGCGCTGTTCCAGAGAAAAAATTCAGAGGACACATTCATATACATTGTCATTTAGATGTAAAAAAAGCGGAAAAATATTGGTCAGAGGTAACAAAAATACCAATTAAGCAGTTTTTTAAAACATATAATAAGCCCAATAAATCAAGCAAAAACACAAGAACTTCTTTACCCTATGGAACATTTGATATTTATGTTTGCGATACAAAACTATTCCTGAAATTAAAAGGTTGGGCAGAACGAGTGCACGAATTAGTAACATTAGAAATTTAATTTTGCCGTTGTAGCTCAGTTGGTAGAGCAACTCCATGGTAATTCATAAAACTTGCCCACTCTATCGGAAACTTTAGGGTGAATCCCGAATAACGGTCAAAGGCCTGGCATGAGGCAGAGACCGTGGCCGACAAAATCGGCCCGAACGACTGACAAGGGTGGCTAAGTCCGTCAGCTGACGGATACGCCAAAGATACAGTCTAATCCTCTAATATATGCCAAAAAAATAGAGGTGCAAATGAAGGAGTAGGTCCGCGGTTCAAATCCGCGCAACGGCTTTGTTTATAAAATAAAATAATAAAAAATATGTCTCAAGACAACCTAATAAAATTGGAGTGTACAGAGTGTAAAAGAATTAACTATCATACTTCAAAAAACAAAAAAAAGCTGAAGAATAGGATAGAGTTGCAAAAACACTGCAAATGGTGCAAAAAACATACATTGCATAAAGAAACAAAATAAAAATATTATTGCATCGTTGTCATTGCGAGGAGTTTTAGTCCCTGAGCTTGTCGAAGGGCAAAAGCGACGCGGCAATCTCCAAATTTAACGGCTTTACCCCTTGAGCCGTTAAATTATATCTAATATCATTTATTTATATAGGGGGGTGTGGTGAAATGGTATCACAAGGGTCTCCAAAACCCTTGTCGTGGGTTCGATTCCTACCACCCCTGCCAAAGGGACTCCGATTTTCGGGGTCTTTTTGATTTGGGGGATTTGTGGTAGGATTAGAATATAAAAAATGATCTCACTTAATTACAAAGGTGGTGTCTGCAAAGCACACCTTTGTATATTTATTTAATTTTGCGGTTTTGGCACGCAATGGTTAAATTATACCCTCACCACAAACACATACTCTTTATTTACCATAATTCTGGTTCTAATTTATCACGCCATCGGCGGGACATCCTCTACTATGGTCTGTAGCAAAAAACTTCTCTGAAATAAGAGGAGTTTTTTGATGGGGCAAGTAGGAAGTAGAACTATTGACAAAATATAATTTTTATGATATTATTTCGACAGTATTAAAGGAGAAGAAGAAATGGAAAAAATCACACGTGAAGATATCGTGAAAGAAAGAGATGCTATCAAAAAACAACGTCGTGAAATTAATGAAAAAATTGAAGAAATAACGGCTGAGCTTCGAACGGAACTTGGAAAATTAGATGAGGCTTCCACGGCTTTAATAAAAAAGTGTCCTTTTCATCATTTTACCAATGCATATCAACGGTGTGAATATTGTGGCGCCATAGCATTGCCTGCATAGTATTATCATCTGAGCCTTCGGGCTCTTTTTTATACTCTCGCCACAAAGATATACTCTTTATTTAGCATAATTTTGGTTCTAACGTCGTGTATTATGGTCTGCCAAAGGGACTCCGATTTCGGGGTCTTTTTGATATGGGGAATTTGTGGTAGGATTAAAATATAAAAAACGCGCGGGTCTTTTTATATACAAAGTCTGGCTTTGCAGACACCACCTTTGTATATACTTATAACAATAGGTATACTAAAAGTAAGAAACAATAAATAGTGCGCGGAGTAGAGGGGTAAAAAAATTAAAACAAAACTATACATATGAAAATATCACCTCAAAAAACATTATTACTACTTCAAACCATGTTTATTGGCTTATTTTTGTTCCTCTGTTATTTTTTCGGTGATGCAATCTTTAAATATTCAATAGAATACACAGAGCTATTCCTCGTATTCATAGTTAGTGCAGTTATTTTTATCACGCTTACATCACTATATTTTTTAGGACTGTCAATATTTAAAAAATCATTCAAAAATTTAAATAAGGTATTAAGATTTTTTTCTTACTTTCTGATAATAGTGATCGGTAGTATAGTTTTTCTAAAAGGTGGTTTTTGGATATATGAGTATGGCATACTAACAAATATATATAGTATGTTGTGGCAATTAAGGGAGACTATGAGTACTTCTCCTGTATATCCTGCGCTATTGGCTACGCTTGTAGCCATAATAACAATCAATAAAAGAATTGATTATGCGGTAAAATAATTAAATTATAAGTATGAAATGTGAACTGTGCGGTTGCGAGTTGATATTAAAAAACGAAAAACAATATGGAACAAGTGGCGCGGAATGCCACATATCAAGGCACCACTTTTTCCCTAAAAGATTTTTAAAGCTTTTTGATAAAAAAGAGATTAAAAAATATTTTAATATAGAAGATAAAAACGAGAAAGCGGTTTTGTGTTATGATTGCCACGAGGAGATGATACATAATATAGTTTTAACTCCTCAGATTATCAAAAAATTTGGTAAAAAAATGAAAAATAAAAATATAAAAGAACGCATTGTGATTTTATATAAACAATTATTAAAGTAGTGATATATGGAAAGCGACAAACGTAAGGATTATATTATAGAAATGATTATAAAAGTTTTTATCGTTGTTTTTTGTGCATGGATAGGAATATTTGTGCTTATAGATTCGTGGGAAGATAGATTTAGAATAATAGCAGGAGGAAGGCTCTTTTCTCTTTTATTATCTTGGGTTGGTATTTTTATTTTTTTAATAGCTTTGTTATTCTGGTTAGCGGAGCCAATATTTAAAAAACAAGAAGAAAAATGGAAAAAATTGAAAGCTAAAGAACTTAAAAAAGAAATAGATGATATAGAAGCGTTGCCTAATAAAAAACGCAAGAAAGCGTGGAAGGAGTATAAAAAAATAAAGATGCAAGCCAAAGAAAGATCTGATAAGTAGTGTGTGAGGTTGTGGGGTAAAATAAAAAGATAAAAATATGTTTAATGCTTTTAAAAAATTATCGGGTGATATTGGGATGGCTTTTAGTGTGCCTTTTCCTATCTATAATAAAAATTATAAAAAAGTGCACATCTATACAATGGTGTGCCTTGCAGACACCACCTTTGTATATACTTATAACAATAGGTATACTAAAAGTAAGAAACAATAAATAGTGCGCGGGGCGGTGGGGGAAATACTATGAAATAAAAAATATTTATATGTCTATAATAAACAAATTATTTAAACGCAAAGAAAAAAAAGAGGCCGTTGTCTCAACTGAGCCAGATAATTTTGAGATTATGGAGTGCCCATCCTGCCATTCTCAAAAAGTATCCGCGCAATTTTATACTGATTCTAAATCTGAAAAGGGGACAGGTGGAACTATGAAATTAAAAAATGTTTGTGGAGCGTGCGGACATACTTGGGGTGAGACGGATATAGACGAATCCGAATTGTGTATTTTACCAAAACCCTTTAACAATAAATAGTGTGTGGGGCGGTGGGGTAAATTATAACTTCACTACTCCCGGTCTTAGATCTGGGATATAAATATGTCCTGTTTGCCGTTGTATGATTGTTCTAACGTCCTCTACTATGGCCTGTTCGAGAATCTCTCTTAGTAAAATAAGAGGGATTTTTGTTTCTAACTTTGTCATACCCACATGAGAATTTTAAGGGAGGTTAGAACTAAAAAATATCCACAAGAATAAAACAGCTTAATGTTTATATAAAAAAAATAGCTTTATTTTTAACTATTGACAAATTATTATAATATGATATTATAATAGCATAAACGCCTCATCCAGCCTTCGGGTCCGATGAGGTTTTTAATTAAAATAATATGTCCAAAATACTTTTTATCGACGGAGAAAATTTTTTGAGAAAATTAGAAGAAGTTTTCAAAGAGAATAAAATTAAAATTTCTGATTGGCGAAAATTTGATTTTAATGGTTTATTTAATAAAGTTTTAGAGGGTGTAAAAACAGATAGACGTATTTTTTATTTCGCAAAATTAGTTTCACATCCTGAAACGGAGAAAAAATCAAAGGAGTTAATTGAAAAACGTAGATTATTGAAAGCGCACCTTGAAAGCAAAAAACAAAATTTTGAATTTATAATTGCAGGTAGAGTTCGTGGACAATACGAGGGCAGGGGATTAAAAAAGATTTTAACATTCAAAGAAAAAGGTGTTGATGTAAAAATTGCTGTTGATATGGTCGTTTGGAGCTGTGATAAAAAATTAAAAATGGCTATCTTGGCAAGTTCAGACTCAGATTTGCAACCAGCTATTAAAGAATTAAAAGACAGAAAAATAGAAATAGTTTATTTAGGATTTGAAAATACTCCAAATAAAGGATTAACCTATACCACAAATAAGACAATTTTGATTAGAAATTCAGAGATATTATCTCATTATTCTGAAGAATAATAGTTTTCCGCCCAAGGCGGATGCGCCTGGGGCGCATAACATCCTCTACTATGGCCTGCCAAAATAAACACACCAATGAATATACCACGGTATGTTCATTTTATTTACAAGGGTAGCGTCTGCAAGGCACACCATTGTATATAGAAAGCGGGGTCTTTTTGATTTTGGATGAGCTTTTCGTTATGAGAAATTAAAAAATGAAATATTGACACAGCGGTAGACTTTTGCTAAGCTGTCCGTAGAGAAAACAAAAGGAGATGAAGGTGGTATCAGAAAAAGGAAATATTCTTTTTGAGCTGGATTGCCATAAATGGACCGAATATCCACAACCCTGTGCCATATGCTCTTATTCAAAAAAAGAGGCGGTACAGCATTTTATGGTGTGCTCCATTTGCGCACTTAGACGTTACGGGCCATTGGCTTGTCATGGAAATTATCATTATTTTGAATATGGGCACCCTGACGGCGTAAAATCGGAATATATTCCCCCTTGTAAAATAGAACCACCGCCTGATATCGGCGTTATAGATGTGGTACGCGTTTGTAACACTTGCGGAAGTAACATTGATCATTTTCCATCCGGAGACTGCCATCAGCCCGGTAGTAATAATTATCAGGAGATAAAATTTTGTCGAAGACTAAAGTGGTAAAAATTCAATCCAGACGATTATCACAATAGCAACCATAAAAGGTTGCTTTTTTATACCCTCGCCACAAAAATATAATCCTTATTGACATACTAAAAATTATTATGTATTATTGTTTTATTGTTAACCCTTGTGTTATAATAAATCTATGATTAAAAAAATTATACAATCTATTAGGATGGGCAAAAAACGAAAAGAGACCCCTTCAATAAGAATGGACAGGCATTTGCTTGAAGAAAAGGTTAAAAAGGGAACTGATATGGCGATTCGCGAGTATCGCGACGTTTTTATAAAACTGGCCGATTACGATCGGACCTAATTTTTTATTTTGTGAACTATTTAGATGCGGATTTAATGGAAAAAATGTGCCACCGATTAGCGGTGGCGGTTTTTGATACGAAAGATGATCCAATTGCTCTTTTCCAAGAACATTCAGAAGAAAAGCTTGATGCGGCATTAAATCTGCCTCGCCAAACTTTTGACGGAAAAGATTTGTATCCTACTATTGTTAATAAAGCCGCTATTTTGTTTTATGCAATTAATAAAGCTCATGCTTTTCAAAATGGAAATAAAAGAATTTCCACCGCCTCTCTAATGGTTTTTCTTTATATCAATGAAATGTGGCTTGATGCCGGCAAAAATTAAATTGTCCAAAAAACCCTTTTTATAGCCAAATCTGAAACAAAAAAGAAGGATAAAATTATAGAGGAAATTTCGGATTGGCTAAAAAAACATCTTGTGCCATTAAGCACTATGGAAAAAAATTAAATTTTGCCTTCAAAGGGACTCCGTTTATCGGGGTCTTTTTGATTTGGGGGATTTGTGGTAGGATGATATGAGGAGGTGAAAATGTTAAAATCGGTGTATGAATTAATATTGCCCATTGCTAAGCCAATTGCTATCAAGCGCTTACAGGAACAAGAAAAGCAAAGCACAATTTATGAGCGACTTAAAATTGCAAACGTAATGGTTCTTTTAAAAATTGTTGCCCTTTATAAATATATTACAGACAAGAATTATCGCCAGGATTGTATTCAAGCTGGAAAAGCACGCAAACTCCTTTATAACATTAAAGATGATGCGGAAATGTTTACCCATCTACTAATCAGCGAATGGATACAAGTTTTGTGTATTACAGCAAGAAATTCTGGTAAGTTAAGTATTTCTTTATTAGATAATTGTATGCTACCGGTAAGTGGTCGATTGGCAGAATATGGCGAATTATCACAATTTTTTAATCTTCAGGTATTTACAATGGAAGATATTCGCCAAATTCTATGCGAAGCCAAAAAGTTACTTCCTGAAAGACAAGCTTTACCCAAAGATTTAATTAAATATCTTGAGCTTTCCAATATCAGTGTAATTTAATAATATCTCGGGAAAAACCGAGATTTTTTGTTTGATAAAATTATAATGTTTATTTTACTTCATTTTGTTTATAAATAGGTTCTAACCTCGTTCAGTATCTTTTGTGGCAAAAAACTTCTCTAATCCGCCGGCTGGCGGAAAGAGGAGTTTTTGATGGGGCAGGTGGGAATTAGAACTATTGACAAAAGGAGCAAAAAATGATAAACTTGGACTATCGACCAAGGAAGGAGGATATAATGCCCTTTGAAAAAACTATTAAATTTTTATACCGTATTTTTCAGCCAGCAAAGATTGAGCCGATTGCGCCGTTTCAGACAGAAAAAGAATTGCGCGCGAGAGAAGAAATGGAAAAACTGTATGCCGAACACCGCAATCTTGATGTTGGAACTGTTCTTGTGACGCTCATAAAAATTCATCGAGATTACGGAGAACTTCCGTTTTATCCATATCACCCCATTTTCTATCCCGTAAACAGCGAAAAAAGCTTGATGCTCTATGACATAATGAGATTTATCGCACACAATCCGACTCTTTCCGTAGAACACGCAGCTTGGTTGGTGCAAATGCTACACTGGAAAGAGATTAAAAATTGTAAAGATAGCAGTGTTAGATTTCGCATATTACAAGCGATCTCCAAATTCCCAAATAGAACATTTAGAATAGACTTAGAGTTGCACTTGTGCTATTTGATAATAGAAAGAACAAGAGAAGCGATGGGCACTCACTATTACGCAGGGCTTTGCGAGGAAATCACAAAATCGGAAAAGTTGATTGCTCTTTACGAAAAAGCTGAAGGAGGATAAAGTGCAATACTTCAAAGTTACGGACAAAAGAAGCGGCTTGGGGCGAAAAATTAAATGTCTTTGCGGCCATAAGTTTAAGCTGAAAAAGGGCGTTAGAACCCGTCTTGATTCCTGCTGCGACCCGCACGATACTGAGCATCTCTGGGAAGTCCGATGTCCGAAGTGCAAAGAATGGGCAACCATTGAAGACGGCTAACTGTTCTACTGATATTCTCCGCCCCGTGCGGAGAATTTTTTATACTCCCGCCACAAAAATATAATCCTTTTGAGCTATTATTTTAGTTCTAACATCCTCTACTATGGCCTGTTCGAGAATCTCTCTTAGTAAAATAAGAGGGATTTTTGTTTCTAACTTTGCCATACCCACGTGAGAATTTTAAGGGGAGTTAGAACTAAAATATCCACAACCATAAAATAACCGAATATTTATATAAAAAAATAGCTTTATTTTCAGCTATTGACATATTAAAAAAATATAGTATAGTATAAATAAGCTTGTGGGGCGTCAGCCCTATTCGGCTAAATACATAAGCCGAAGGCAAGCTTGCAAAAATACCGCTTTACTGCGGTTTTTTTGTTTAGTCCTCCTCTGGATTGCCTTTCATTGTTGTTATAAATTTTATATCTCTGTGCTTATTCGTTGTCCAAGCTGGAACTATGCTCCAAAAATGTATAGACCCATTGCCGATTTTTCTAAGAATTACTTTTATTTTTCTGCCCTTAATAATAGCAATAATTCCCCAGTATTTTACCGCTTTAGATTTTTTAATTTTCTTTTTATGACTTTTAACTACAACCTCTTTTACCGACTCTTCAAATTCTTGAAAAGTGGTTGTTATTTTTATCAATTCGCACACCAAAGGCAGAAGTTTAAACCTCATTATTTGAGATGACCTTTCTCTTTCAGAACGAGGATTATTATAAACAATATGATTAAATCCTTCTGAGTTAAAATATACTTTTTCTTTAAAAAGAGGACAAAAGATAGTTCCTATATCATTATAGAAATTTTGAGCGTCCTCTCTTAATTTTTCGTAGTTTGATATATCGTCCATATTCTATAATTTTATTATTTTAATAGCTTTTGGTCAAATAATGTTTGTAGGCTTTGGTTCTAACATCCTCCCGCCCCAGTTTTAGTAAAAACTTGGGAGGGACAGGTCTACTATGGCCTGCCATGAAAACCAGCGCATTGCTGGTCTTTGTGTTTGTTGATAAAATGTAATTATTATGAAAGTATATAAAACAAAATCATCTAAATATTCGGGTACAAAATATAGCGAAGTATATAAACCCGCTTTTGTTTATTATAAAACAATAAAACGCAAATCAAAAAGAAAATCATATATCAAATCGGCATATTTTAAAAAAGATAAAATATTTTTAGAACTATTTTGGAAGCGCATATGGGACAATAATAATTTATCGGATAAAACTAGAAGGTTAAAATATTTTAAGTGCGGAGTAGAATTGATAGAAAACTCAAAATTCGAACCAATTTCTAAACAAAATGTTAATCGTTCTAATGAGATACTTCATCGGTTTGCAGGCACTACAAAACAAAATGATTTATTTTATGTTCATATTAAGGAAGATAAGAAGACAGATGAAAAGTGGTCAATGTCAATTTTCCCAATAGAAGACAAATAACAAAAAAGAAGACTCTCCGCCAGCTTGTGGTATATAAACCACGGCCGAAAATCTTCTTTTCTGAAAGTTCTTCGCTAAGTGTGGTATATAAACCACGGGCCAAAAACTTTCTTTCATATATATTATACCATATTTTAATTTTTGTCAAGTATACCGTATTTTAAGCTTAAATTTATAAAAAACATAAAATATTTTTATTGACTGTGGATAAAATTAGCAAAATTCTGGTTCTAACATCCCTGCCGGCAGGCAGGCTTCTACTATGGTCTGCCAAAGGGACTTCGTTTATCGGGGTCTTTTTGATTTGGGAGATTTGTGGTAGGATTAAAATATAATAAATAATATTTTTATCCTATGGAAATAGAGATCGTAGATAAGCCAATTAATAATAAATATTTAACTGAAATGGCAGAAAAGCGATTTGGCGACTTAGTCAAGGCGGTTATTGATATAGAAAAAGACATTATGGCTATCGGCGGGGAATTACACGCGGATGAAGAGCAAATATTATTAGAGCAGGATTCAAAACAA
It encodes:
- the rpmG gene encoding 50S ribosomal protein L33, whose protein sequence is MSQDNLIKLECTECKRINYHTSKNKKKLKNRIELQKHCKWCKKHTLHKETK